A section of the Roseivirga sp. BDSF3-8 genome encodes:
- a CDS encoding glucose 1-dehydrogenase, with amino-acid sequence MYHYQNKTIIVTGGGQGIGRGLVQAFARAGGNVIIAEADEEAGRDCERLVKEENGEAFFIKTDVGSEGSVQEMLEMTRARYGAIDVLINNAGLSEFKPLEEIEVAEFDRVLAVNLRGAFMCSKYAAPDLKERKGVILNMCSTRHLMSEPGSEAYAASKGGIASLTHALAISLQHKVRVNAISPGWIEVRDWQKPSEKEEVNHREVDKEQHPVGRVGEPEDIAKAALYLCDNEASGFVTGQNFVIDGGMTVKMIYAH; translated from the coding sequence ATGTATCACTATCAGAATAAAACCATTATAGTCACCGGTGGCGGCCAGGGAATTGGCCGTGGACTGGTACAGGCATTTGCCCGGGCGGGCGGCAATGTTATCATCGCTGAAGCGGACGAGGAAGCCGGCCGCGATTGTGAGCGCCTGGTTAAGGAAGAGAACGGCGAGGCATTTTTCATCAAGACAGACGTGGGCAGTGAAGGCTCCGTGCAGGAGATGCTGGAAATGACCCGTGCACGCTATGGCGCTATTGATGTGCTGATAAATAATGCCGGCCTGAGTGAATTTAAGCCACTGGAAGAGATAGAGGTGGCCGAATTTGACCGTGTACTGGCTGTAAACCTGCGGGGAGCTTTTATGTGTAGCAAATATGCGGCTCCGGATCTGAAAGAGCGTAAGGGGGTCATCCTGAATATGTGCAGCACCCGGCACCTCATGTCTGAGCCTGGCTCGGAAGCCTACGCAGCCAGCAAAGGCGGGATAGCCTCCCTTACACACGCCCTGGCCATAAGCCTGCAGCATAAGGTAAGAGTCAATGCCATTAGTCCCGGATGGATAGAAGTGCGCGACTGGCAGAAGCCTTCTGAAAAAGAAGAGGTGAACCACAGGGAGGTGGATAAAGAGCAGCACCCAGTGGGCAGGGTAGGGGAACCGGAAGATATCGCCAAGGCTGCCTTATACTTATGTGATAATGAAGCCTCGGGCTTTGTCACCGGGCAGAATTTCGTGATTGACGGGGGAATGACCGTGAAAATGATCTACGCCCATTAA
- a CDS encoding metallophosphoesterase, whose translation MKIGLLSDTHSYLDDKIFEYFDACDEIWHGGDIGNVEVADRLEAFKPLRAVWGNVDGHDLRARYPEHMRWECEGKKIYMTHIGGKPPTYNPDVRHRMNGNMPDIFICGHSHILRVMKDPKRPGLLYLNPGAAGKHGFHKVKTMLRFDIEGGKIFNMEVIELGKRGTLV comes from the coding sequence ATGAAAATAGGCCTGTTATCTGACACCCATAGTTACCTGGACGATAAGATATTCGAATACTTTGACGCATGCGATGAAATATGGCACGGGGGTGACATAGGCAATGTGGAGGTGGCTGACAGGCTGGAAGCTTTTAAACCCCTGAGGGCCGTATGGGGAAACGTGGACGGCCACGACCTCCGGGCCAGATACCCGGAACATATGCGCTGGGAATGTGAAGGGAAGAAGATATACATGACGCACATCGGAGGCAAACCACCAACGTACAACCCTGACGTTCGCCACCGTATGAACGGTAATATGCCGGATATCTTTATTTGTGGGCACTCCCATATACTGCGCGTGATGAAAGACCCCAAACGGCCGGGCCTGCTCTACCTGAATCCCGGCGCCGCCGGTAAACATGGCTTTCATAAGGTAAAGACCATGCTCCGCTTTGACATTGAAGGCGGTAAGATCTTTAACATGGAGGTGATAGAGCTGGGCAAGAGGGGGACGCTGGTTTGA
- a CDS encoding EI24 domain-containing protein, producing MNVLSQFWVGFRKYPAAWRFLKEHGLMPWLWGTALCNLVLFSVTIWLALYFATDLTDYLTALTGWEAEETGWRSALQVILLFLIRVVFVLICFKVYRYLVLTVMAPVLAFLSEEIQERLTGYYKPFSWPTLWRDTRRGIAIALINFIIEIGLTILLVLVGWVVPLLAPFVPPVIFIVESYFIGFSMLDYRNEFIGLGSKESRRSINRHYGLVLGNGVMFNLMMFVPVIGVLIAPVLSLTAAGLAYNEIDNPENYAYTIQKSLLRKDT from the coding sequence ATGAATGTACTAAGTCAGTTTTGGGTAGGATTCAGAAAATATCCTGCCGCCTGGAGGTTTTTAAAAGAACACGGGCTTATGCCCTGGCTATGGGGTACCGCTTTGTGTAATCTGGTTCTTTTTTCAGTTACCATTTGGCTGGCTTTATATTTTGCCACGGATCTCACAGATTACCTCACGGCCCTTACCGGCTGGGAGGCAGAGGAAACCGGATGGCGTAGTGCCCTGCAGGTGATATTACTTTTTCTTATACGAGTAGTGTTTGTGCTCATATGCTTCAAGGTATACCGTTACCTCGTGCTTACGGTCATGGCGCCCGTACTGGCCTTTCTTAGCGAGGAAATACAGGAGCGGCTTACCGGATACTATAAGCCCTTTAGCTGGCCCACCCTTTGGCGCGACACAAGGCGCGGTATAGCCATTGCGTTGATAAACTTTATCATAGAGATAGGGTTAACCATCCTGTTAGTACTCGTCGGCTGGGTAGTGCCTCTGCTTGCCCCGTTTGTGCCACCGGTCATTTTTATTGTAGAGAGTTATTTCATCGGTTTCTCGATGTTGGATTACCGCAATGAATTCATCGGTCTCGGTTCCAAGGAGAGCAGGAGGTCAATCAACAGGCACTACGGTCTGGTACTGGGTAATGGCGTCATGTTTAATCTCATGATGTTCGTGCCTGTAATAGGCGTGCTCATAGCCCCCGTACTTAGCCTTACCGCAGCCGGCCTGGCCTACAATGAGATCGATAACCCCGAAAACTATGCCTATACAATCCAAAAGTCCTTACTCAGGAAAGATACATAA
- a CDS encoding transporter substrate-binding domain-containing protein, with amino-acid sequence MQLRYVLPLALFMFIALVPALSFAQEEQDSTLLNRELVIGTKEVAPFVMRKEGDWQGMSIDLWRNIARHMGVTYTFKEYDLPTLIEKVESGELDAAVAAITITEDRERVIDFSFPYYQTGLGIATRSREKSLIESFMAFFNLDFFKAVGALLLVLLVFGLLVWLFERRSNREQFGGSPVKGIAQGLWWSAVTMTTVGYGDKAPVTTGGRIVALVWMFMALIIISSFTAAIASSLTINQMNHLVDGPEDLDNVEVGSVASTSSAAYLQKREINYRRYDNVVEAVDALESGEIDAVVYDAPVLKYILKEKKSEELQVLPQVFNKFYYGIALPQGSPLREKINLVMLENMAKTEWKETIDRYLESDENP; translated from the coding sequence ATGCAGCTACGTTACGTTTTACCCTTAGCCCTATTTATGTTTATTGCCCTGGTGCCTGCACTGTCTTTTGCCCAGGAAGAGCAGGATAGTACCTTGCTAAACAGAGAGTTAGTTATTGGCACCAAGGAGGTAGCCCCCTTTGTCATGCGCAAGGAGGGCGACTGGCAAGGCATGAGCATCGACCTCTGGCGTAATATCGCGCGGCATATGGGGGTCACCTATACATTCAAAGAGTACGATCTCCCTACCCTTATCGAAAAGGTCGAATCAGGAGAGTTAGACGCCGCCGTAGCGGCTATCACCATTACCGAAGACCGGGAGCGTGTAATTGATTTCAGTTTTCCTTACTACCAAACCGGCCTTGGGATAGCCACCCGCTCGCGTGAAAAGAGCCTGATAGAATCTTTTATGGCTTTTTTTAACCTTGACTTTTTTAAGGCAGTAGGCGCCTTACTCCTTGTCCTACTGGTGTTTGGCCTGCTGGTGTGGCTTTTTGAGCGCCGGTCCAACCGTGAACAATTTGGTGGTTCGCCGGTAAAAGGAATAGCGCAAGGCCTTTGGTGGTCGGCTGTTACCATGACCACGGTCGGGTACGGAGATAAGGCACCCGTTACCACTGGTGGCCGGATAGTGGCCCTGGTATGGATGTTCATGGCCCTGATTATAATTTCCAGCTTTACGGCCGCCATAGCTTCCTCGCTGACCATAAACCAGATGAATCACTTGGTAGATGGCCCTGAGGACCTCGATAATGTAGAGGTAGGCAGTGTGGCCAGCACCAGTAGCGCCGCTTACCTGCAGAAGCGTGAGATAAACTACCGCCGATACGATAATGTAGTGGAAGCAGTGGATGCACTGGAGAGCGGAGAAATAGACGCCGTCGTGTATGATGCACCGGTACTGAAGTACATTCTTAAAGAAAAAAAGAGTGAAGAGCTTCAGGTGTTGCCCCAGGTCTTTAACAAGTTTTATTACGGCATTGCCCTGCCCCAGGGTAGCCCCCTCAGGGAAAAGATAAACCTGGTAATGCTGGAAAATATGGCTAAGACCGAATGGAAAGAAACCATTGATCGCTATCTTGAATCAGACGAAAACCCCTGA
- a CDS encoding phage holin family protein: MWEALLKIMGNLVAGMVIIAIIDSIRIREFGDNFLVALVIALINAALVPLLNMLGFPLPYLLVGLSILLIDGLIVRYIHLAVAGFSAQGIRCSLLFGGLMAVVNILLMLAL; encoded by the coding sequence ATGTGGGAGGCTCTATTGAAAATTATGGGTAATCTGGTGGCCGGTATGGTCATCATTGCCATTATCGACAGTATACGCATCCGTGAGTTTGGGGATAACTTCCTGGTGGCGCTTGTTATTGCCCTGATCAACGCCGCGCTGGTTCCCCTTCTCAACATGCTGGGCTTCCCCCTTCCCTACCTGCTGGTAGGGCTGTCCATTCTCCTTATAGATGGGCTGATAGTCCGTTATATCCATTTGGCCGTGGCAGGCTTTTCAGCACAAGGTATCCGCTGCTCGCTTTTATTCGGCGGCCTCATGGCAGTAGTGAATATACTCCTTATGCTGGCCCTGTAG
- a CDS encoding thermonuclease family protein has translation MKILLSLLLSVTLVAGAFAKETVNGKVMEVREGDHLVISVGDGVMVNVRLDEIDCPEQGQPFFDDAKRFTEKLTLGKDVSVEVSEKKANGTLIGIVSLVKKEQVLNYELVEAGYAWHMQQGLTYTEHTDSLLDLMDKAQEKGKGLWKEGNPVAPWAYRQRQNMYEAKSSMD, from the coding sequence ATGAAAATTTTACTTTCGTTGCTACTCTCTGTGACTCTGGTCGCTGGCGCCTTTGCCAAAGAAACAGTTAACGGCAAGGTAATGGAAGTGCGTGAAGGCGACCATTTGGTGATAAGTGTGGGGGACGGCGTCATGGTCAATGTACGCCTGGATGAAATAGACTGCCCTGAACAAGGACAGCCTTTTTTTGATGATGCAAAACGCTTTACTGAAAAGCTGACGCTGGGGAAGGATGTGTCTGTGGAGGTATCTGAAAAGAAAGCCAACGGCACCCTTATCGGAATAGTCAGCCTGGTAAAAAAAGAGCAGGTACTAAATTATGAGCTGGTAGAGGCCGGTTATGCATGGCATATGCAGCAGGGACTTACCTATACGGAGCATACTGATTCTTTGCTGGACCTTATGGACAAGGCACAGGAAAAAGGTAAAGGATTGTGGAAAGAAGGAAACCCGGTAGCCCCATGGGCCTACAGACAGCGCCAGAATATGTACGAAGCTAAAAGTTCTATGGACTGA